attatattttcaaCTCTATATTTTTTGTAACACTACAACCACCAAAGAAGCTCtactgcattttttaaatgaaGACACAACTGTTCTCTTCCTGTCCTACTGTAAATATTTTAACAGAACACAGTTATAAACTTAAGGCAAGGCAGCTCCTTGGATTCTAAACTTTAGGCCAAAATTGCTTAAACAGCAGAAGTGGGATATCATCTTGGTTTTGGGAAATTGTTTTAACATGCAAGCTTCTTgtcatcacaaattttaaaattagaAGAGGCCCTTCATTTTATACTGAGAACACATGAAAACTAGAAACCATATAGTATCCCCATGCACATAATCTTGGAATGTATACCTACGCCCAACTGATCTGGCAGCCATGCCGACTCCTCCAGTACCCCCAGACTGACCATCTTTGATTCTCACATCATAGGGCTGCGGAAAACACAAAAGAACATGCAGTCATCTTGCTTAGCCATCAAGGATTCTATAGTGAGCTGGCAACCATGCATGCTGCACCAATCCCCAGGTCAACATCTCTGCACCTTAGTGTCTGATGCCATAGAGATTGGGAAAACTCTCTAGAATAAGTGACCATCTGGGATCGCCATCTTGGCTATCATTCTTACCACAAATGACCTGGAAACCACACAGGCTGCAACTATATCAGGGTCTGAAATTTTGGATCGCCATCTTGAATTCTGACGTCATATAGCCAGGAAAAAACTAACAAGATTAGTGGTCTATGTCCACCATTGTCGATTTTATACTCAAGAGACTTAATTGAGTCTGCCATCTTGTATTTTCGAATTTCTCCCCATTTTCTACATGGGGCAACTGGCCTATTATCTCACAGTGGTGGTGTGAGGAGTGGACTGAGAAATTTAGCAGTGTTGCACGTTGTCATCAGTGATGCCATCGTTCATGTCTAATTTGTCCCTGTAGCAGTAATGGGTCAGCACCATTACACATCTTAACctcctctgccagtcactggagtaATCCGGGTATGACAGTGGACAGGCATCGTTTGTTCCATAATTCACTAAAATCCGCAATTTCTTGCACATTATTTCCTCACTGGTTGCTGGAATAACATTTACAGCATGTTGGATTAGACCCATGGGCATCCATACTGAGTGCATCTGGTGTTCGTTTCCATCAATGTCGTAATTTCCACAAAAGTTGTCATTATTTGCTGTACATTTGTGCTGGTGACAATTAATAGGCACTGACTGTTCTGCATTTTCCTTCGTTTGTCCTTCAGGACATAGCAGgtttcccaaccccccccccccccaaaatggctctgagcactatgggacttaaattctgaggtcatcagtcctttagaactttgaactacttaaacctaactaacctaaggacatcacacacatccatgcccgaggcaggattcaaacctgcgaccgtagcggtcgcgcggttccggactgtagcgcctagaaccgctaggccactccggccggccgtttccCAACAGATGAAGTAAATCTCAGTGGCTCAACTCTGGTTTCAGTGGTAATCTGCACCTTAATGTTGTTGGTTAGGGGAATGGGAGTAACATTTACAGTTCTGTATACCCTACACAGGGTAATTACTCCTGTCTCTGATACGACACTTACACCTAAGTGAACGAGTAGTAACAGATCCCATACCTGCTGTAGAGGAGGCCCTATCGATCAGAGAATCCCTGGTACACAACTCTGGGGAGCCCTCCCAAAACACCGATGTGCAGCAGCTTCGAATCACTTGACAGTTTTATATAaaagcttagattctcttcttttcggtTTTGGCTCACTTTATAATTGATTTCCGTAGAATGGTGCAAATGAACATCCTCAGAATTATCTTACTCACATTAAGATAaatatttgataatagtagacttctattAGCAAGGGATACCTCTTTGCCTGTGATAGTTTGCTTTCTATGTCATCTATGCTTCGTCTGTCAAAGGTTTTATTTCGCTAAAGGTAGTACAATCCCTTCACTTCGCTAGACATTAGTCAGCGCGACTCGCACATGCTTCCAAACATTGAATGAAATGCTGAAGAAAGTGAGGTGGCAGGCACGTCAGAACTGATGCAAACTATCCCTagaaagcctacttacagagtcCCAAGATGTAGAAATATACTAAGTGCACATGTATTGGTACTGTAGGCATCATATGGACAATAGCACATGTATCGGTAGTGTAGGCATCATAAGGACAATAGCAGGCTAATTACTACGTGTACAAAGCTGTTTAGACAATCATTCGTCCCATGTTCTGTGCCTGAATTGGTTGGGAAGAGGCTGCAGCAACTGGTCTAGTGGGAAGTACTCTCTCCCATGATTTTCGCACTGCAATGATAGCAGGATCATAGTGTTACGTCATGAATAAAGTGTTCATTTTGATAGGAAGATATGGAAGCTGCTTGTAGACCGCACTCTGGAAACTGGAGTTCTTAAATTATGGACAAAGATAAAAGGATAAACTATATCATGCATTAAAGGGCTATTTTCACTAGTTACAATGATCCCAACACCTTTTTGTATCCATGAGATAAGCACTAGTAATCAAAGTGCGAGAGTTCAGGTTAAAGGCCACACCTGTTCTGGTCTATCGTCTGGTGGCATCCAGGGTTGGATGTGTTGGCTGACGCTCGTGGTCCAGGGCGACTTCCCCATGACGGTAACAGTGGGTGGCGGAGCTAAGAAGTGGTAATTCTTCAACAGCTGCACCTGCGTCGTGGGTTGACCGGCACCCTGTGTGGAGCTGTGGGCAGTTGTGGGCAGCGGGCAAGATGGCGTTAGAGGGCTCTGACACGCAGGGGGTGGTATAGGCGGGCCAGCAGATAGCGCCTGCAGCAAGTGGTCTGCAGAGTCAGGGTCACCAAGTTGTGGGGCCATCAGCAGAGACTGGCCGTGTGGCAGGGAAGGCTTCTTTGGAGACGGCACTGACGTTGTTTCTGGAAATGATGAGGGGACTACGAGGGTGGTGGGGGGAGTGGGTCCTCTCTCAGTTCCTGCGGTGGGTGAGGCGGCGACTTCACAAATCCGCAGCGCGGCCGACTGCAGCAGGGTGAGATCGAGCGCCTTGGCGGTGCACAGGAAGCGAGACAAGTGGTGTCCCGGCACTTCTGTGCTTCCCGTGTAGATGAGGTCCAGCAGGCGGCGCATGTCCTCGTGGCTGACGTCGTGCAGGATCACCGTCACTGATTCGCCCGCGCCGCACGGGTGCTCTAGCAGCATGCGCTGCAACACAGTCCACCTGGCTGCATCAGCATCAAAGAAAAGGAGCAAGTGACAAATTACTCAACATCCTAGCACCCAGAAAAATACGCAGATGAATTTTTCAcaatgaaaagtaaaaaccagttaCACCTTTTTCATTACTTTTATATCGTAATATTTGTATGTGCCACTTGTCACTGACTGTAGTTCATCTCAAAGCCACAAGGCATCATATTCAGACACTTAAAGCGGGAATCGGTGTATCACACATCAACAAGTCTAACATGTGATCAGGGGTTAGCAACTATCCGTCGATGGGCATAGCTACATCTCACTTATTTCCTCGCTGTTTCTATGACCATGAACTCTTCAGACCTTGCATCTGGTGGAAACCAATAAATTCAGCCAATTAGAAACAAAAAAGTACACACATGTTCACACACAGTGTATTTACTGCTAGATCACAGCCGTGCTGCAAGTCTTTGAGACCTCCCTCTAAATCATCTAAGGAGCACTTGTAAAGTGGATTAATGTCGGTTCTTGAATACTGACAACTTTAGTTTGCTGTCGTATTGATTTAGTTCTGGCCTTCACATTACAGCATCGTCTGGTAGCTTTACTCCCAATGCACATTCGGTAACTTTTATTCACATTTCACATTCCTACCGACAAAAATTAGTACGCGAATAAGCAATAACTTTACATTGGAAACAAAGAGAATTCACAAAAAGAGAGGCTAATGTCGAATTAACACACAGCAAGATGAAAAACTTCGTCATATATCGGAGCCCACAGCTGGTGTTGCGTATGTCTGTAATCGGAGCTGCGAGCGCTTTCGAGCTACGTTCACCTTTTCattagaagagctgtgtttcacagtagGGAAAATGAGCAGAAGCTCACAGCCTTTATGATATAAACTTCAGAATCCATGTTTCGCTgatattttctcttcttttggaCCACAACAATtcttcccaaaatatgaaaagcaaggtACTTGCAGTAAAAGAGGTGTCACAACGATTTTCGCTTCTAGTTTTCGACTTGGTCGACACCGGACCTTGGTCCCTTTGCCTCAAATGTACCCTTCTCCATCGTCACTGACACTTCGTATGGAATGAGTTTtgttagcaattgcaacctacagaGATGTTTGACACTGACGATGGGTGATGCACCCGAATACCGGTGTCGCAAGTAAATAATTCAAGTGCAACTCACGGTATTCAGAAGGTG
This region of Schistocerca gregaria isolate iqSchGreg1 chromosome 7, iqSchGreg1.2, whole genome shotgun sequence genomic DNA includes:
- the LOC126282298 gene encoding protein tramtrack, beta isoform-like, which encodes MGGERLLVQWEQHESAVLAHLRRLLAAEAFVDVTLYCQGHRLRAHRVLLSACSPYLQRMLLEHPCGAGESVTVILHDVSHEDMRRLLDLIYTGSTEVPGHHLSRFLCTAKALDLTLLQSAALRICEVAASPTAGTERGPTPPTTLVVPSSFPETTSVPSPKKPSLPHGQSLLMAPQLGDPDSADHLLQALSAGPPIPPPACQSPLTPSCPLPTTAHSSTQGAGQPTTQVQLLKNYHFLAPPPTVTVMGKSPWTTSVSQHIQPWMPPDDRPEQPYDVRIKDGQSGGTGGVGMAARSVGPICMGSACAAKPSGTAHVLRTPVQGLYGR